One segment of Anguilla anguilla isolate fAngAng1 chromosome 1, fAngAng1.pri, whole genome shotgun sequence DNA contains the following:
- the LOC118219789 gene encoding 60S ribosomal protein L30-like → MVAAKKTKKSLESINSRLQLVMKSGKYVLGYKQALKMIRQGKAKLIILANNCPNLRKSEVEYYAMLAKTGVHHYSGNNIELGTACGRYYRVCTLAIIDPGDSDIIRSMPDQQQGEK, encoded by the exons ATGGTGGCCGCAAAGAAAACG AAAAAGTCGCTGGAGTCGATCAACTCCCGGCTCCAGCTGGTGATGAAGAGCGGTAAATACGTGCTGGGCTACAAGCAGGCACTGAAGATGATCAGACAGGGCAAAGCCAAGCTGATTATCCTGGCCAATAACTGCCCTAATCTGAG GAAATCCGAAGTTGAGTACTACGCTATGCTGGCCAAGACCGGTGTTCACCATTACAGTGGGAATAACATTGAGCTTGGCACAGCCTGTGGTAGATACTACAGAGTGTGCACCCTGGCCATCATTGACCCTG GCGATTCCGACATCATCAGAAGCATGCCAGACCAGCAGCAGGGCGAAAAGTGa